In Vanessa cardui chromosome 8, ilVanCard2.1, whole genome shotgun sequence, the following are encoded in one genomic region:
- the LOC124531936 gene encoding vesicular glutamate transporter 1, with the protein MQGLQAAKEKASGLFANKPLLFKNAQYENFHVEQKGYDQMYDGEDLETPPSPDRPPPRHIDKYVRAECPCLSTRYTVALLACFGFSIMFGMRCNMSMAKLKMTEKHNTSSGVKEDTPFNWTVSVESSIDASYFAGYLITQVPGGYFASMYPANKIFGAAIVASAIFNMAIPGAMSVGPAAVVILKIAQGFVEGVTYPSCHGIWRMWAPPLERSRLATLAFCGTYAGIVIGMPLSGLLTDYISWQTPFYFYGISGIIWYILWLWLVFERPSKHPHITAKELTYIEQSIGTATQAAMPGFFSTPWREFATSPPVYAIIVANFCRTWNFCLLVIFQSAYFNTRFNMQITESGFVGAIPHLIMTSLVPIGGMMADYLRKNNIMTTTNVRKLFNCGGFGLEAFFFVLVAYADNKYVATIELTLGVACSGFAISGYNVNHLDIAPRYASILMGLSNGIGTIAGFIVPIVIDYMTQEKDQLEKAITEWRAVFLMGATVHFIGITIYGIFASGELQPWAETAPPYETPMKSLDQETTFSEKPSEPLRGTEPPAYGSIAPPRPPAPQAHVPNNPFVSGALYQAEPIQPPAQTYEDLTDDGTY; encoded by the exons gAACGCTCAGTATGAGAACTTTCACGTGGAACAAAAAGGCTATGATCAAATGTATGATGGCGAGGACCTTGAAACACCGCCATCTCCCGACCGACCACCTCCACGTCATATAG ACAAATACGTCCGCGCGGAATGCCCCTGCTTAAGCACGCGCTACACTGTTGCGCTGCTCGCCTGTTTCGGCTTCAGCATTATGTTCGGAATGCGGTGCAACATGAGTATGGCTAAACTTAAGATGACTGAAAAACATAAT accTCATCTGGAGTTAAGGAAGACACGCCATTCAATTGGACCGTTAGCGTGGAATCCTCAATAGATGCGTCTTACTTTGCCGGCTATCTAATTACACAAGTACCAGGGGGTTATTTCGCATCGATGTATCCCGCGAACAAGATCTTCGGAGCAGCGATTGTTGCCTCTGCCATATTCAATATGGCTATTCCAGGCGCGATGTCTGTAGGACCCGCAGCTGTCGTCATTCTTAAAATTGCTCAGGGTTTCGTTGAG GGTGTTACCTATCCCTCATGTCACGGCATCTGGCGTATGTGGGCACCTCCTCTGGAAAGATCTCGTCTAGCGACTTTAGCCTTCTGCGGAACATATGCGGGTATCGTGATTGGCATGCCGCTTTCTGGCCTCCTCACTGACTACATTTCTTGGCAGACACCTTTCTATTTCTACGGAATTTCGGGTATTATATG GTATATTCTATGGCTTTGGTTGGTTTTCGAGAGACCAAGCAAGCATCCTCACATCACTGCAAAAGAACTCACGTACATCGAACAGTCGATTGGAACCGCAACACAAGCCGCGATGCCCGGTTTCTTCTCCACTCCATGGAGAGAATTTGCGACCTCACCACCG GTCTACGCAATCATCGTCGCCAATTTCTGCAGAACTTGGAACTTCTGTCTGCTCGTTATATTCCAATCTGCTTATTTCAACACTAGATTTAATATGCAAATCACTGAg TCTGGTTTCGTTGGAGCGATTCCGCATTTGATTATGACGTCACTGGTTCCAATTGGTGGTATGATGGCGGACTACTTGCGCAAGAACAACATAATGACCACAACGAACGTGAGGAAACTGTTTAACTGCGGCGGCTTTGGACTTGAGGCTTTCTTTTTCGTTCTCGTAGCGTATGCTGACAAtaag TACGTGGCTACAATCGAATTGACCCTGGGCGTGGCATGCAGCGGTTTCGCTATATCTGGCTACAATGTGAACCACCTGGACATTGCTCCACGTTACGCTTCCATTCTCATGGGATTGTCCAACGGCATCGGGACCATCGCTGGCTTCATCGTCCCCATAGTTATTGATTACATGACCCAAGAGAAG GACCAGCTAGAGAAGGCGATAACGGAATGGCGCGCGGTATTCTTAATGGGTGCCACGGTTCATTTCATCGGTATCACCATATACGGTATATTCGCCTCTGGTGAGTTGCAACCGTGGGCGGAGACGGCACCTCCGTATGAAACTCCTATGAAGTCCTTAGATCAGGAAACGACCTTC tcgGAGAAACCGTCTGAGCCACTCAGAGGCACAGAGCCACCAGCGTACGGCAGCATCGCACCGCCTCGCCCACCGGCGCCGCAAGCACACGTACCTAACAATCCTTTCGTATCAGGCGCTTTGTATCAGGCTGAGCCCATACAACCACCCGCCCAAACTTATGAGGACCTCACCGACGACGGAACTTACTAG